The genomic stretch AATCATCCCCCCGCCCAGCGGACTATAGCCCTGGGGCGGGATAACCGAGACCGGAACACTATATTCGGCAGCAGCCGCTTGAAAGAAATTAACCCGATGACGTACCTGGGGCGCAACCAGTGCTATATCCCAGCCATTTTTTACTTCTTCGGCAAACTCGCCGCTGCCGACCGACTTTACTTCAACATTTATGCCAGTCTTAGCCGCTTCCTTTTCAATCGCTTTAACCACGATAGCGCTGGACATTCCGCCCGAGCATACCAGTAATATCTTCATCTCTCCCTCTCCTCATCCATAGTTGTAATTGCCTTGCGAATATAGCCGCCGGCCGCGGCAAGATAGCGGGAGGCCTGTTCGGCGGAACACCCCCGCTTGAGCATGACAATAGCCGTCTTGGGATTGAATCCGGCCTGAGCCAGAACTTCACCCGCCCGCTCCCGGCTTACTCCCGTGGCCTGCCCAACAATCCGCTTCGCCCTTTCCATCAGCTTCCCATTGGTCGGTCGAACGTCGACCATTAAGTTACCGTACACCTTGCCAAGGCGGATCATACTCGCGGTAGTCAGCATATTGAGCACTAATTTCTGGGCAGTACCGGCCTTCATCCGGGTAGAACCGGTAATTACCTCGGGCCCGACCAGGGGAGTGATCGCCAGCTTAGCAGCCTTTGACACCGCCGATTCCGGCGTACAGCTTATGGCGATCGTAAAAGCGCCCACCTTATTGGCATATTCTAAGCCGCCGATAACATACGGGGTTCTGCCGCTGGCAGCAAGCCCGACTACTACATCCCTCCCACCCAGTTTTATTGTTTGGAACTGACGAATAGCGCCATCGTGCTGATCCTCAGCTCCCTCTACTGCCTGTACCAAAGCTGAATCACCCCCGGCAATCAGCCCGATGACCAGCCCGGGCTCAACCCCAAAGGTAGGCGGACATTCGGCGGCGTCCAGCACACCTAACCGGCCGCTGCTGCCGGCTCCGAAATAAACCAGCCTTCCGCCAGCCTCAAAGGCAGCCGTTATCTTCTCCACCGCAGCGGCAATACGGGGAATTTCTTTTGCTACCGCACCGGCAATCCTGCTGTCCTCAGCATTAATCACCTTAAGCAGATCGTTTGTCTCCAGCCTATCAATATTCGCCGTTTGCAAGTTGACTGCTTCTGTCAGCAGTCCGTCTATTTCTAAACCCAATTCTATCGCTCCTGCCTAAAATCAGTAATTTCCGGAATACATTCAAGCGCCAGGCTCACCGCGCCTGCTACCGGCGGATTCGAAGCAGACACAACGACAGCCTTATCGCCCAAGACATTCTCCACCTGGTTGCGAATCAACGGTATATTGCTGATAATTCCGCCGAACATACATACTGGAACGGGCTCTCGCTGACTAAATCCCCGGACAATGACCGACTCCACTAAAGAAGCAAGCTCGTTTCCCGCTTGAATCAATATCTCGCTTGCCACTTCATCTCCCTGTTCTGCAGCTCTGGCTGCCACTTGTGATAACGCAGCAACATCAGCCTTCGCTATCGCCGGCTGATTCATATAGCCAATCATTTCATCCCAGCTTTTTAGTCCTAATTTTTCCATTATCATTTTCATTAATACCGTAGCTTTATCCCGTCCCTCGGCAGCCCGAATCCCGCGCACCAGTGCCTGACGACCAATCGCATAGCCGCTGCCCTCATCACTGGCAAGGTGTCCCCAACCGCCGGCGCGAATCACTTCGCCCTGCCGATTGATTCCATAAGCAATGGAACCGGTCCCGGCAATTAAAATGACGCCCACCGCTTTACCCAAGCCCGCAGCCATCGCAATTTTCGCATCACTGTTAACTAAGTACCGGCACTGTAAATCGAATTGGGCAAGTGTCTCCATAACAATTTGCTGATCCCCGATACGATCAGCCCCAGCCAGTCCTAAGCTGACGACCAGCAAATCAGTCTTCTTTAAATTGCAGCAAGCAGCAAGCTCTTCAATAATACTGGCAATGACGGCCTTAAATGCAGCCAACCCAGTTGTATGGTAGTTGCCTGACCCTTTCACCACCCGGCCTAGCACCCGACCGTTAAGATCGGCGGCATAGCCTATTGTTTTAGTTCCGCCGCCGTCTATGCCTATTACCCATTGCATCAGCATCACCTACTATAACCTTTTTCTTATTCATCAATATTTGACACAAGCTGCTTCCTTTCCTTTTAGTGCGGCCAAAGAAGTCCGGTATATGCCCATGCAAATTTCTCCAACAAACGATGAAACCGCCAAAAACGATGCAAAAACGTGACACAGAGACAATGTCGCTTTATTTTCAACCGGAAGCAAAAGAAACGTCCCCTTGCTTTCCATGAAAGCGGAATTTGTTTGAACTTCCCCTTGCTCCCGAAAATCAGCATGCAAGTAAAAAGAATGGCTGATTTTGGAACTTCTTGGAACTTCTTATAACAAAGCAGGTATTTGGGTACTGTATACTGAAATAAACTGTCAGGAAAATTAGGTAGCAGAATGAGTGAGGCAGATGCTATGTCTATATTCCCGAATGCTCCTGACAGTGCGGTGGAACAATTTTATTTAAAGGAAGATCTGTTACATACTAAAATAGCAATCATTGTTGCTATTTGTTTTTGTCTTATATTTATACGCAACGATTACGTTTTTTTTGGGATAGGTCCCCTGTTTTTTCAGGCAGTTTTGGCGCGTGTTATTTTTGCGTCACTATCTGCCGGAGCCTTGTTCCTTCTTCGTAAAATAAAGACGTATCGGCAACACGAACAGTTAGTTTATATGTGGTGCAGTCTTCTTATTTTGCTGTGTACTTATATCAATATAACCAGGCAAGTGGATAATATTAATTTTACTTATCTTAATCCTTTGGTCGTCCTCTTGATCGCGATTTATCTTCCAGGAAATATATGGAAAAAGATCATTCTGGCTGGCTGGCTTGCTACTAGTGATTTAACGATTGTGGTATTCCTGAAAACTCCAAAATATGCCTTATCCTTGGAAGTAATAGCATCTTCTTATTTGCTCTCACTATTATTAGGGTTTGTAATTGCGGCTAAATTTCGTAATTTTCGTTATGAGCAATATTATGCTTTGGTAAAGGAACATACCCTGCGCCTGGAGTTGGAGAAGGTTGCTTATACCGATTATTTGACAGGGGCCTTGAACAGGCGAAAGTTTTTTCAGTTAGGAGAACGTCAGTTTAACCTATTTAAAGAAAGCGAAGGATTCTTTTCGATTATCATGCTGGACGTGGACTATTTTAAAAATTTGAATGATAAATTTGGGCATGCCGCCGGTGATATTTTTTTGAAGTCATTTACCAAGACTATAGTAGACCATAAACATTCTGGTGATATTCTTGGCCGATTAGGCGGAGAAGAGTTTGCTTTGATTTTACCTGGAACCAAGCTCGAATCTGCTATAGAAACGGCAGAAAGATTGCGGAATTTATCTGAAAATAATGAAGCATTTTTTAATAAAAAAGTGCTGCAAACCACAGTAAGTATCGGCGTAACCGAAGTATCGACAAAGGACAAGGCATTCCATGATGTTTTAAAAAGAGCGGACGATGCTCTCTACCTAGCCAAAAGCAAGGGTCGTAACCGTGTCCAATTAATAGCTAGAGATGCCTAATACAAATTGATAGAAATCTTCGTGGCAGCCTCGATAATCGGTGGCAATTTCACCGTCTTGGTGGATAAGGCAGTTTTCAATAAAGCTAGGTTCTTGCCGAGCTGTTATTTTTGTGCAGCCACTTCACGTTTTTTGGCTGATAGAGAATTAACACGCAAACGTAATACAGAAATTCCCGGCACTACTTCGTGCTGAAAATGATAGTTTTGACCTTCTTTTACATCGTATTGACGAAGCATTGTCTGGAGCGCTGCCACCTTTTCTTCCTCTGATACATATTCCATCGCTCCATTACCCATAACGCATTCAAATTCCATTGTGCATTCACAAGCACCTACCTGAGGACCGGTCACGATACCATGTGTATTTTCCATGACAAAACTAACTTTGTTATTCTTTTTAATCAGGTCATGCTTCCTGCCTTCTTTCGCACCATGAAAATAAATGTTTACTTTGTCATTATCTTTTACTTCCATTCCAAAGGTCAGCGGAACTACATAGGGATATTCGTCATCGAAAAACGCTACGTGGCAAACTTTGCAGGTTTTCATCACTTTTATAATATTGTCAAATCCGGTTATTTCCCGATCATGCCTTCTCATCATTTTCACTCCCCATTTTTTATCGAGCCCTTTTCTTCTCCGTCAATATTTGACACAAGCTGCATGCTTTCCTTTTATTATGCACAATAACATCCGCCACTATATAACGAGGGACCGAACCTTCATCTTCTGGCGGCACAGCAGCTGTCGCCTTGTATCCCAGCAGCCCCGTCCCTTTTGACACCACCGCAGCAGCAACATTGGCTCCCGTACAGCCTTAAAAAATTCATGCCCTGTTTATCCATTTTGGGGGTTGTTTTTCCTATGCACATTGTATATAATATTCTTGCTGGTAATGATTATCATTATCAATAAATTGAAGGGATGTGCTTTTTATGTCCTTACTGATAAACTCTCGACGGAGATTGCTTATTCGCTATGCATCAATCGGTGCCGGCAGTCTCTTGTGTGCAGTCAGTATTAATACTTTTTTGGTTCCTCACCACCTGTTAAGCGGCGGCTTGGCCGGAATTGCAATGATTGCTCACTATCTTTTTAACTGGCCGATAGGCTTGCTGGTTGCCTTGATGAATGTGCCCCTTTTTTATCTTGCATACCAACAATTTGATAAAGAATTCTTTTTTTGCGCATTGTACGGCATGCTGGTTTTTACCTTGGGTATTGACTTAACCCGGTGGTTATCTCCTCTGCAGGTGGTAGATGACATACTGTTAGCGACAATCTACG from Veillonellales bacterium encodes the following:
- a CDS encoding GGDEF domain-containing protein — its product is MSEADAMSIFPNAPDSAVEQFYLKEDLLHTKIAIIVAICFCLIFIRNDYVFFGIGPLFFQAVLARVIFASLSAGALFLLRKIKTYRQHEQLVYMWCSLLILLCTYINITRQVDNINFTYLNPLVVLLIAIYLPGNIWKKIILAGWLATSDLTIVVFLKTPKYALSLEVIASSYLLSLLLGFVIAAKFRNFRYEQYYALVKEHTLRLELEKVAYTDYLTGALNRRKFFQLGERQFNLFKESEGFFSIIMLDVDYFKNLNDKFGHAAGDIFLKSFTKTIVDHKHSGDILGRLGGEEFALILPGTKLESAIETAERLRNLSENNEAFFNKKVLQTTVSIGVTEVSTKDKAFHDVLKRADDALYLAKSKGRNRVQLIARDA
- a CDS encoding pyridoxamine 5'-phosphate oxidase family protein, which translates into the protein MMRRHDREITGFDNIIKVMKTCKVCHVAFFDDEYPYVVPLTFGMEVKDNDKVNIYFHGAKEGRKHDLIKKNNKVSFVMENTHGIVTGPQVGACECTMEFECVMGNGAMEYVSEEEKVAALQTMLRQYDVKEGQNYHFQHEVVPGISVLRLRVNSLSAKKREVAAQK
- the murQ gene encoding N-acetylmuramic acid 6-phosphate etherase, encoding MGLEIDGLLTEAVNLQTANIDRLETNDLLKVINAEDSRIAGAVAKEIPRIAAAVEKITAAFEAGGRLVYFGAGSSGRLGVLDAAECPPTFGVEPGLVIGLIAGGDSALVQAVEGAEDQHDGAIRQFQTIKLGGRDVVVGLAASGRTPYVIGGLEYANKVGAFTIAISCTPESAVSKAAKLAITPLVGPEVITGSTRMKAGTAQKLVLNMLTTASMIRLGKVYGNLMVDVRPTNGKLMERAKRIVGQATGVSRERAGEVLAQAGFNPKTAIVMLKRGCSAEQASRYLAAAGGYIRKAITTMDEERER
- a CDS encoding BadF/BadG/BcrA/BcrD ATPase family protein — protein: MQWVIGIDGGGTKTIGYAADLNGRVLGRVVKGSGNYHTTGLAAFKAVIASIIEELAACCNLKKTDLLVVSLGLAGADRIGDQQIVMETLAQFDLQCRYLVNSDAKIAMAAGLGKAVGVILIAGTGSIAYGINRQGEVIRAGGWGHLASDEGSGYAIGRQALVRGIRAAEGRDKATVLMKMIMEKLGLKSWDEMIGYMNQPAIAKADVAALSQVAARAAEQGDEVASEILIQAGNELASLVESVIVRGFSQREPVPVCMFGGIISNIPLIRNQVENVLGDKAVVVSASNPPVAGAVSLALECIPEITDFRQER
- a CDS encoding PTS sugar transporter subunit IIB — translated: MKILLVCSGGMSSAIVVKAIEKEAAKTGINVEVKSVGSGEFAEEVKNGWDIALVAPQVRHRVNFFQAAAAEYSVPVSVIPPQGYSPLGGGMILAHIKKVLG